A genomic window from Bradyrhizobium lupini includes:
- a CDS encoding LysR family transcriptional regulator yields the protein MKHQDLSETSLLEPRLLRLFDALFATGSVTKAAERLGQSQPTISIWLARLRKELDDPLFIRSAKGMLPTPRAEALIGTARQALEMLRRLAELRTDFDPTTAKRRFAICMTDGSHVTLLPSILAHVRRVAPGVRIEATQIGADTPRMLQSGEADVALGYISDLDAGHFQQALFPQDWVCLANAKHARIRNRITAKDFRREAHVLIRSGTGHQLLAGALQEQKIVLDVALELPGFLGLPAIVGTTDLIATLPRHIGETLAHYYGLRVLDCPLPIAGFTVKQYWHARFHHDPASQWLRGVCAELFQQQEVRGLYRSGRPRKRRPRDLQS from the coding sequence ATGAAGCATCAGGACCTTTCCGAGACGAGCCTGCTGGAGCCGCGCCTCCTCCGGCTCTTTGACGCACTGTTCGCCACGGGCAGCGTCACCAAAGCAGCCGAGAGGCTCGGTCAAAGCCAGCCGACCATTTCAATCTGGCTGGCGCGCCTGCGAAAGGAGTTGGACGATCCGCTCTTCATTCGGTCAGCGAAGGGCATGCTGCCGACGCCGCGCGCCGAGGCTCTCATCGGCACCGCGAGGCAGGCGCTGGAAATGTTGCGTCGCCTTGCCGAGCTTCGCACCGACTTCGATCCGACAACCGCAAAGCGCCGTTTTGCCATCTGCATGACGGACGGAAGCCACGTCACGCTGCTTCCGTCCATTCTCGCCCACGTCCGCCGTGTTGCCCCAGGCGTTCGTATCGAGGCGACACAGATCGGCGCCGACACCCCACGCATGCTGCAATCCGGTGAAGCCGATGTGGCGCTCGGCTACATCTCGGATCTCGATGCTGGACACTTCCAACAGGCGCTGTTTCCGCAGGATTGGGTATGCCTTGCGAACGCAAAACATGCTCGGATCCGCAACCGCATCACGGCAAAGGATTTCAGGCGTGAGGCACACGTCCTCATTCGCTCCGGCACTGGACATCAGTTGCTCGCGGGCGCGCTGCAGGAGCAGAAAATAGTCCTTGACGTTGCGCTTGAGCTACCCGGCTTTTTGGGACTACCCGCAATCGTCGGGACGACTGACCTGATCGCCACGCTTCCAAGGCACATTGGCGAAACCCTGGCCCACTATTACGGACTGCGCGTGCTCGACTGCCCGCTGCCGATTGCCGGCTTCACGGTGAAGCAATATTGGCACGCCCGCTTCCATCATGACCCGGCAAGCCAATGGCTGCGTGGCGTCTGCGCGGAGCTCTTTCAACAGCAGGAAGTGCGGGGTCTATATCGTTCCGGTCGGCCAAGGAAACGAAGGCCACGCGATTTGCAGTCGTAA
- a CDS encoding amino acid ABC transporter permease: protein MGYTLDFSVVWHAMPALLWGCVGTLGLALAGMTLAMIIGVAGVAARDAKAAWLRAIVIGFVEIVRNTPFLVQIFFLFFALPLVGVKLNPTATAIIALGVNGGAYAIEIIRGGVQSIHKGQIEAGYALGLHKGQVFRSIVLKPALRAIYPSLTGQFIMLTLTSSICSAVSAYELTSVAQRIESDTFRSFEVYFFVTFLYLAISWLLMAGFAIISHRFFSYPTR, encoded by the coding sequence ATGGGCTACACGCTCGATTTCTCGGTGGTTTGGCACGCAATGCCCGCGTTGCTGTGGGGTTGCGTGGGGACGTTGGGTTTGGCGCTTGCTGGCATGACGCTCGCAATGATCATCGGCGTCGCGGGCGTCGCGGCCCGCGATGCGAAGGCGGCCTGGTTGCGCGCCATCGTGATCGGCTTCGTCGAAATCGTGCGCAACACGCCGTTCCTGGTGCAGATCTTCTTTCTGTTCTTTGCACTGCCGCTCGTCGGGGTAAAGCTCAATCCGACCGCCACGGCCATTATCGCACTCGGCGTCAACGGAGGCGCGTACGCCATCGAGATCATCCGCGGCGGCGTGCAATCGATTCACAAAGGGCAAATCGAGGCTGGCTACGCGCTCGGACTGCACAAAGGGCAGGTATTCCGTTCCATCGTACTCAAGCCCGCGCTTCGCGCGATCTATCCCTCGCTCACGGGACAGTTCATCATGCTGACGCTGACCTCGTCGATCTGTTCGGCTGTGTCGGCTTACGAATTGACGTCGGTCGCGCAGCGAATCGAAAGCGACACATTCCGCAGCTTCGAGGTCTATTTTTTCGTCACTTTCCTCTACCTCGCGATCTCCTGGCTGCTGATGGCGGGCTTCGCAATCATCTCTCACCGCTTCTTCTCATATCCGACGCGCTGA
- a CDS encoding shikimate dehydrogenase, with translation MHRKPGFLVGLIGSGISASRTPPMHEAAADAAGIRYLYKKIDLTELNLGVEALPELLTAARRMGFDGLNVTHPCKQAILPLLDELSPDAEALGAVNTVVVRNGRMTGHNTDWFGFAENFRRNMQGAPLGRVVQFGAGGAGAAVAFALMKLGVQELTIIDVDLAKAQSVVDGLSSRFVEGRLRVGQDVAAAVAAADGIVNATPIGMDKYPGTPLPLAMLCSGLWVAEIIYFPLETALLRAARALGCRTVDGGGMAIFQGTEAFRLFTGVSPDPDVFFATFASLGG, from the coding sequence ATGCATCGCAAACCCGGCTTTCTCGTCGGCCTGATCGGCAGCGGCATCTCGGCGTCTCGCACGCCGCCCATGCACGAAGCGGCCGCCGACGCCGCTGGCATCCGCTATCTCTACAAGAAGATCGATCTGACCGAGTTGAACCTCGGCGTCGAAGCATTGCCGGAATTGCTCACGGCCGCAAGGCGGATGGGCTTTGACGGTTTGAACGTAACCCATCCCTGCAAGCAGGCGATCCTTCCACTGCTGGACGAGCTTTCGCCCGACGCCGAGGCGCTTGGTGCGGTGAACACCGTGGTCGTCAGGAACGGCCGAATGACCGGCCACAACACCGACTGGTTCGGCTTCGCGGAGAATTTCCGCCGCAACATGCAAGGTGCACCACTTGGTCGCGTCGTGCAATTCGGCGCAGGCGGCGCCGGTGCGGCGGTTGCTTTCGCGCTGATGAAGCTTGGCGTGCAGGAACTGACCATCATAGACGTCGACCTGGCCAAGGCGCAGAGCGTGGTCGACGGCTTGTCCTCTCGATTTGTAGAAGGGCGCTTGAGGGTCGGCCAGGATGTTGCCGCCGCCGTGGCGGCCGCAGACGGAATTGTCAACGCGACGCCGATCGGCATGGACAAATATCCGGGAACGCCGCTGCCGCTGGCGATGCTGTGTTCCGGTCTCTGGGTTGCCGAGATCATCTACTTCCCGCTGGAGACCGCGCTGCTGCGCGCGGCGCGGGCCCTCGGCTGCCGCACGGTCGATGGTGGCGGAATGGCTATCTTCCAGGGCACCGAAGCGTTCCGCCTGTTCACGGGCGTCTCGCCTGATCCAGACGTCTTCTTCGCAACTTTCGCATCCCTGGGAGGGTGA
- the aroQ gene encoding type II 3-dehydroquinate dehydratase, with protein MSRLVYVLNGPNLNLLGKRQPHIYGHETLADVERDCRGLATELALEMRFHQSNREYELIDWIHEARETAVGIVMNPAAFTHTSVAILDALNTFEGTVIEVHISNVHKREEFRHRSFVSKRADGVIAGFGTQGYLLGLRRLAKLLDEKG; from the coding sequence ATGAGCCGTCTTGTCTACGTCCTCAACGGGCCAAATCTCAATTTGCTTGGCAAGCGTCAGCCCCACATCTATGGCCACGAGACGCTTGCGGATGTGGAGCGAGATTGTCGGGGGCTAGCCACGGAGCTGGCTCTGGAGATGCGCTTTCACCAGTCGAACAGGGAATACGAGCTGATCGACTGGATCCACGAGGCGCGCGAGACGGCTGTCGGCATCGTCATGAATCCCGCGGCTTTCACCCATACCTCGGTCGCCATCCTAGACGCTTTGAACACGTTCGAGGGGACAGTAATCGAGGTGCACATTTCCAATGTGCACAAGCGCGAGGAATTCCGCCACCGCTCGTTCGTTTCCAAACGAGCTGATGGCGTTATTGCAGGCTTCGGCACTCAGGGTTATCTGCTCGGTTTGCGTCGGTTGGCCAAGCTGCTCGATGAGAAGGGATAG
- a CDS encoding VOC family protein codes for MSLPRAYVEHVAIRVPDVDRHVDFFREVLGLANRDEQPADGTRPRQVWVLGSVQLIEDPNFVGPEGRLAHLGIMVDDYEGVLTRAAAWGAKALPAGPNWLELPGGLNVEILQASAGAVEAALAINPRA; via the coding sequence ATGTCATTGCCCCGCGCTTATGTCGAACACGTCGCGATCCGTGTGCCGGACGTTGATCGTCACGTCGACTTCTTTCGTGAGGTGCTTGGTCTCGCCAATCGCGATGAGCAACCCGCCGATGGTACGCGCCCGCGTCAGGTTTGGGTGCTCGGAAGCGTGCAACTCATTGAAGATCCGAATTTCGTCGGACCAGAGGGGCGTCTCGCCCATCTCGGCATCATGGTCGACGATTACGAAGGTGTACTCACCCGTGCCGCCGCCTGGGGCGCCAAGGCGTTGCCCGCCGGGCCGAACTGGCTCGAGCTGCCGGGCGGGCTCAACGTCGAAATCTTGCAAGCCAGCGCAGGCGCCGTGGAAGCCGCCCTGGCGATCAATCCCCGTGCCTAG
- a CDS encoding Gfo/Idh/MocA family oxidoreductase encodes MSWRREKGAGPIFLNLIHDVDLLRYLCGDIVAVQAAQSNRLRGNAVEETAVIILRFASGALGNGQRLRYHPVALELGIYTGENPAYSHALETCYQIGGTRASLAIPQLDLWHHPSKASWWAPIERERLRFEKEDPLGLQIANFCGVIRGTATPVVSGREGLKTLRVIDAIKRAAETGDLVSF; translated from the coding sequence GTGTCCTGGCGCCGCGAGAAAGGGGCGGGGCCCATTTTCCTGAATCTTATCCACGATGTCGACCTGTTGCGGTATCTGTGCGGGGATATCGTCGCGGTACAGGCTGCCCAATCCAATCGGCTGCGTGGAAATGCCGTCGAAGAGACCGCGGTGATCATCCTGCGCTTCGCTTCCGGCGCGCTGGGGAACGGTCAACGTCTCCGATACCATCCAGTCGCCTTGGAGCTGGGAATTTACACTGGGGAGAATCCGGCCTACAGCCATGCGCTGGAGACCTGCTACCAGATTGGCGGCACGAGGGCATCGCTGGCTATTCCGCAACTCGATCTGTGGCATCACCCGAGCAAGGCCAGCTGGTGGGCGCCGATCGAGCGCGAGCGGCTGAGGTTCGAGAAAGAAGACCCGCTTGGCCTGCAGATCGCAAATTTCTGTGGCGTTATCCGCGGCACGGCCACGCCTGTGGTGAGCGGGCGCGAAGGGCTAAAAACGCTCAGGGTGATCGACGCGATCAAGCGCGCAGCGGAAACCGGAGATCTCGTGTCGTTTTGA
- a CDS encoding transporter substrate-binding domain-containing protein: MLFSLNRRQLGVTLLTLSAIVVAGGSQAGTLEDVKKKGVVVIGIQGDNPPWGYVDSSGKQDGIDADMGRAFAEYLGVKAEFVALAVANRIPALTTGRVDILFATMAMLPERAKVVQYSKPYVANQITLVAAQATPINSNADMGKYVIGVPRSSTQDTQVTNNAPAGAEIRRFDDDAATIQALLSGQVQAVGANSFYPQRLNAAKPELGFEPKLHFTALYNGACTRLGEKEWNETANKFVDQIKSNGKLAAFYAKWMKAPVPVFPDSVPGVPFTVQ, from the coding sequence ATGTTGTTTTCGCTCAATCGCCGCCAACTCGGCGTTACGCTGCTGACGCTGTCGGCCATCGTTGTCGCAGGCGGCTCGCAGGCGGGCACTCTGGAGGACGTGAAGAAGAAGGGCGTCGTCGTCATCGGCATTCAGGGCGATAATCCGCCCTGGGGCTATGTCGATAGCTCAGGAAAGCAGGATGGGATCGATGCCGACATGGGGCGTGCCTTCGCTGAATATCTCGGCGTGAAGGCCGAGTTCGTCGCGCTGGCGGTGGCCAATCGTATTCCGGCGCTGACCACAGGCCGCGTAGACATTCTGTTCGCGACCATGGCCATGCTGCCCGAGCGTGCGAAGGTGGTACAATATTCCAAACCCTATGTTGCCAATCAGATTACACTTGTCGCTGCCCAGGCAACGCCGATCAACAGTAACGCCGATATGGGGAAGTACGTTATCGGCGTCCCACGCTCCTCCACGCAGGACACCCAGGTAACCAATAATGCTCCTGCGGGCGCCGAAATCCGCAGGTTTGATGATGACGCGGCCACGATCCAGGCACTGCTCTCGGGTCAGGTGCAGGCGGTCGGGGCAAACAGCTTCTACCCGCAGCGTCTGAACGCTGCAAAGCCGGAACTTGGGTTCGAGCCCAAGCTTCACTTCACCGCCTTGTACAACGGGGCCTGCACGCGCCTCGGAGAGAAGGAGTGGAACGAGACGGCGAACAAATTCGTCGACCAGATCAAGTCCAATGGCAAATTGGCCGCTTTCTACGCCAAGTGGATGAAGGCGCCCGTGCCGGTCTTCCCCGACTCGGTCCCCGGCGTTCCGTTCACAGTTCAATAG
- a CDS encoding ketopantoate reductase family protein codes for MRICFIGAGALGSTIGGTLARGGAEVWLIDPFQAHVDAINAGGLRVLEVGAETVVKVTACTSATQVGVEADLVIVLVKSYHTRDAIRAAAPIIGPRTVVMSLQNGLGHEDILSEEVGRDRVMAGKTYVGGVLLGPGHVRSGVLGKETIIGELDGRLTERAQLISGTFNRAGILTRLSDNILGTMWDKLFINVAGGGITAVTGLTYGGLYSLPVLEDCALAAISEGIAVAQAAGVKISITDPRRAWTMASAGLPPEFKTSMLQSLQSGNLTEVDYIHGSVVRWGARLNVPTPVNSTLVALVKGIEYARSDYPGRS; via the coding sequence ATGAGGATCTGCTTTATCGGAGCGGGAGCCTTGGGCTCGACCATCGGCGGTACGCTGGCGCGCGGCGGGGCCGAGGTCTGGCTGATCGATCCGTTCCAGGCTCATGTCGACGCTATCAATGCCGGCGGCCTACGGGTGCTCGAAGTTGGCGCCGAGACCGTTGTGAAGGTCACTGCGTGCACTTCCGCGACCCAGGTTGGCGTAGAGGCAGACCTCGTCATTGTCCTCGTCAAATCCTACCACACGCGGGATGCCATCCGTGCCGCGGCGCCGATCATCGGGCCGCGGACGGTCGTGATGTCGCTTCAGAACGGTCTTGGTCACGAGGACATCCTGTCGGAGGAGGTTGGTCGTGACCGGGTCATGGCGGGCAAGACCTACGTCGGCGGTGTGCTGCTCGGCCCTGGTCATGTTCGTTCCGGGGTGCTCGGCAAGGAGACCATCATCGGCGAGCTTGACGGTCGCTTGACGGAACGTGCGCAGCTAATCTCCGGGACTTTTAATCGCGCCGGAATTCTCACGCGGCTCAGCGACAACATCTTGGGCACGATGTGGGACAAGTTGTTCATCAACGTCGCCGGAGGAGGAATTACCGCCGTTACCGGGCTGACTTATGGCGGCCTGTATTCGCTGCCAGTTCTGGAAGATTGCGCGCTGGCCGCAATCTCGGAGGGCATCGCGGTTGCGCAAGCTGCCGGCGTGAAGATCTCGATTACCGATCCGCGACGCGCCTGGACGATGGCGTCCGCCGGACTTCCGCCCGAGTTCAAGACGTCGATGCTGCAGAGCTTGCAGTCCGGCAATCTGACCGAGGTTGACTACATCCACGGCTCCGTCGTGCGTTGGGGCGCCAGGCTCAACGTGCCGACCCCCGTCAATTCCACCCTCGTCGCGCTGGTCAAAGGCATCGAATACGCCCGCAGCGACTATCCTGGAAGGTCTTGA
- a CDS encoding amino acid ABC transporter ATP-binding protein has translation MQDQILIEMKGVQKWYGGYQALRNVDLTVRRGEKIVLCGPSGSGKSTLIRCINRLEAIQQGSIVVNGHRFDDSVKAIDVVRQDVGMVFQSFNLFPHMTVLQNCMLAPIRARRISKTEAEASARKYLERVRIGEQAEKYPAQLSGGQQQRVAIARALCMQPKVMLFDEPTSALDPEMVKEVLDTMIGLANDGMTMICVTHEMGFARQVADRVIFMAEGQIIEEGVPDAFFRNPQHARTKQFLGEILAHH, from the coding sequence ATGCAGGACCAGATCCTGATCGAAATGAAGGGCGTGCAGAAATGGTACGGCGGGTATCAGGCTCTCCGCAACGTTGACCTCACTGTGCGCAGAGGGGAAAAGATCGTGCTTTGCGGTCCGTCCGGTTCGGGCAAGTCGACGCTGATACGCTGTATCAACCGCCTGGAGGCAATCCAGCAGGGCAGTATCGTGGTGAACGGTCATCGGTTTGACGACAGCGTCAAAGCCATCGATGTCGTACGCCAGGACGTCGGCATGGTCTTTCAGAGCTTCAACCTTTTTCCGCATATGACGGTCTTGCAGAACTGCATGCTCGCGCCCATTCGCGCGCGCCGCATCAGCAAGACCGAAGCGGAGGCGAGCGCGCGAAAATATCTCGAGCGGGTGCGCATTGGCGAGCAGGCCGAGAAGTATCCGGCGCAACTCTCGGGCGGTCAGCAGCAACGTGTCGCGATCGCGCGTGCTCTCTGCATGCAGCCCAAGGTCATGTTGTTTGATGAACCGACTTCGGCTCTCGATCCGGAAATGGTCAAGGAAGTGCTCGACACGATGATCGGCCTCGCCAACGACGGCATGACCATGATTTGCGTCACCCATGAAATGGGTTTTGCCCGCCAGGTTGCCGACCGTGTCATCTTCATGGCTGAAGGGCAGATCATCGAAGAAGGTGTGCCCGACGCTTTCTTCCGCAATCCGCAGCACGCTCGCACCAAGCAGTTCCTTGGCGAGATCCTCGCCCATCACTGA
- a CDS encoding Gfo/Idh/MocA family protein, with protein MSAPVRLTVMGAGLIGKRHIEHILARPEAVLSSIVDPMPVARELAVSLKVDWFSSVQDMISENRPEGVVVATPNQMHVANGMDCIAAGIPALIEKPLADDIVAAQTLVEASERAGVPLLTGHHRRHNPMIQRAKAEIDSGRLGQIVSVHGMFWLIKPDD; from the coding sequence ATGAGTGCACCCGTCCGCCTGACGGTCATGGGAGCGGGTCTCATCGGCAAGCGACACATTGAACATATTCTCGCGCGGCCGGAGGCGGTCTTATCGTCAATCGTCGATCCGATGCCGGTTGCACGGGAGTTGGCGGTATCGCTCAAGGTGGACTGGTTTTCGTCCGTTCAGGACATGATCTCTGAAAACCGGCCGGAGGGGGTGGTTGTCGCCACCCCCAACCAGATGCACGTGGCCAACGGCATGGATTGTATCGCTGCGGGCATCCCGGCGCTGATCGAGAAGCCGTTAGCGGATGATATCGTGGCGGCACAGACGTTGGTCGAAGCCTCCGAGCGGGCGGGCGTGCCGCTGCTAACCGGCCACCACCGTCGCCACAACCCGATGATCCAGCGCGCCAAGGCGGAGATCGACAGCGGCCGGCTCGGTCAGATCGTGTCAGTGCATGGCATGTTCTGGCTGATCAAGCCGGACGATTAA
- a CDS encoding CaiB/BaiF CoA-transferase family protein, with protein MTAQDLPLKGVRVIDYSHFLAGPFMGRCLAAMGAEVIKVERPKGGDAGRAHGYFKDEQSGYFLQQNMGKQGLCIDLRDKRGLDMMMKLVDTADVFIENYRPGALERLGLGYKALSGRNPKLIYCSVSAYGHTGPYADRPGFGLIAEAMSGALAQLGNPGEAPPLLRMPLADMYTGIHGVAAINAALVGRASSGRGQHIDLALYDCMVSMHDYAVQRYFLSGGADLPKQTGSGQPDSTVYGVFPAKDGNLVIAAQVDDAWRRLASLIGGDTLALDERFAKPAARNAHYAEAMEIVRNWTLSQPSRDACLAALEEAGVPSAPVQTIEEVARDPQIHARGMLVEQEHPVLGKVTLPNLPFRFSDCDTTVRTPAPLLGQDNRRIAASLGLSAEAVDAMVRDGVLYNEAAVRE; from the coding sequence ATGACCGCGCAAGATCTGCCGCTCAAAGGCGTCCGCGTCATCGACTACAGCCATTTCCTGGCCGGCCCGTTCATGGGCCGTTGCCTCGCCGCGATGGGCGCGGAGGTCATCAAGGTGGAGCGTCCAAAGGGCGGCGACGCAGGCCGGGCCCATGGATATTTCAAGGACGAACAATCCGGCTACTTCCTACAGCAGAATATGGGGAAGCAGGGACTTTGCATCGACCTGCGCGACAAGCGTGGTCTCGACATGATGATGAAGCTGGTCGACACAGCCGATGTCTTCATCGAGAATTACCGACCCGGCGCACTCGAACGTCTCGGGCTTGGTTACAAAGCGCTATCGGGGCGGAATCCGAAGCTGATCTATTGCTCGGTCTCCGCCTATGGTCACACCGGTCCCTATGCCGATCGTCCGGGCTTCGGCCTGATCGCAGAGGCGATGTCGGGGGCCCTGGCGCAATTGGGCAATCCCGGCGAAGCGCCGCCACTGCTGCGGATGCCGCTGGCCGATATGTACACTGGCATTCATGGCGTCGCTGCTATCAATGCGGCGCTGGTTGGCCGTGCGTCGTCCGGGCGCGGCCAACATATCGATCTGGCGCTGTACGATTGCATGGTCTCGATGCACGACTATGCGGTTCAGCGTTACTTCCTCTCGGGCGGCGCTGACCTGCCGAAGCAAACCGGCAGCGGACAGCCGGACTCGACCGTTTACGGGGTCTTTCCGGCCAAGGACGGCAATCTTGTCATCGCTGCGCAAGTCGATGATGCGTGGCGACGATTGGCGAGCCTGATTGGAGGAGACACGCTGGCATTGGACGAGCGTTTCGCCAAGCCCGCCGCGCGGAACGCCCATTATGCTGAAGCCATGGAGATTGTGCGCAACTGGACGCTATCACAGCCGTCTCGGGATGCGTGTCTTGCGGCACTCGAGGAAGCAGGTGTGCCGTCCGCTCCCGTGCAGACCATCGAAGAGGTCGCGAGGGATCCGCAGATCCATGCGCGCGGCATGCTGGTCGAGCAGGAGCATCCGGTGCTCGGCAAGGTAACGCTGCCGAACCTGCCGTTCCGGTTCTCCGATTGCGACACTACGGTGCGTACTCCGGCGCCACTGCTTGGGCAGGACAATCGCCGCATTGCCGCATCGCTGGGACTGTCGGCCGAAGCCGTCGACGCGATGGTGCGCGACGGCGTGCTTTACAACGAAGCTGCAGTGCGGGAGTGA
- a CDS encoding amino acid ABC transporter permease — MTPHFGVPEFGFLLRGLQWTVLLTLVAFVGGCTAGLVVALLRTCGRTTVEWIVRIYIGIFQGTPLLLQLFVVYYGLALLGLKLSAFVAVAIGFTVNASAFLGEIWRGAIQAVPRGQTEAAMALGLHYSARMRDIVLPQAIRIALPATIGYLVQLIKGTSLAAIVGFIELARAGQIVSNQTYQPLLVFGVVGAMYFILCWPLSWWGSRMEARLALAGQR; from the coding sequence ATGACACCGCATTTCGGCGTTCCCGAGTTCGGCTTCCTCCTGCGTGGTCTGCAATGGACGGTACTCCTGACGCTGGTTGCATTCGTCGGTGGCTGTACCGCCGGCCTGGTCGTCGCATTGTTGCGCACCTGCGGTCGCACGACCGTGGAATGGATAGTTCGGATCTATATCGGAATCTTCCAGGGGACACCGCTGCTGCTGCAACTGTTCGTGGTGTATTACGGCTTGGCGCTCCTCGGATTGAAGCTGTCAGCATTCGTTGCGGTCGCGATTGGGTTCACCGTCAACGCCTCGGCTTTTCTGGGCGAGATCTGGCGCGGCGCAATCCAGGCCGTGCCTCGCGGTCAGACCGAGGCCGCGATGGCGCTCGGTCTACACTATTCCGCGCGCATGCGCGACATCGTGCTGCCGCAAGCCATTCGCATCGCGCTGCCGGCGACCATTGGCTATCTCGTGCAGCTCATCAAGGGTACCTCGCTCGCTGCCATCGTCGGCTTCATCGAACTCGCCCGCGCGGGTCAAATCGTATCGAACCAGACCTACCAGCCGTTGCTCGTCTTCGGTGTGGTCGGCGCGATGTATTTCATCCTCTGCTGGCCACTCTCGTGGTGGGGCAGTCGGATGGAGGCCAGGCTCGCCCTGGCCGGTCAAAGGTAG
- a CDS encoding MaoC/PaaZ C-terminal domain-containing protein, giving the protein MTDERYWDDAKVGDECVTPPVTVTEGMVNAYAELTGDFTPVHVDEEYAKTTPFGTRVAHGLFGLSLADGLKTRAYYRFLPGMSLGWTWDFKLPIKLGDTVHVKFRVGSMRETKRDGWGIVVLPSELINQRGEVVQLGEHRLMIPMRPKTGVAGERA; this is encoded by the coding sequence ATGACAGATGAGCGCTACTGGGACGATGCCAAGGTCGGCGATGAATGCGTTACGCCACCGGTGACGGTCACAGAAGGAATGGTAAATGCCTACGCCGAACTGACGGGCGATTTCACGCCGGTCCATGTCGACGAGGAGTACGCGAAGACAACGCCGTTCGGCACGCGCGTCGCGCACGGGCTGTTTGGTCTGTCGCTGGCCGACGGTTTGAAGACCCGTGCCTACTACCGCTTCCTCCCGGGAATGTCGCTGGGCTGGACGTGGGATTTCAAGCTGCCGATCAAGCTCGGGGACACCGTGCACGTGAAGTTCCGCGTGGGTTCAATGCGCGAGACAAAGCGGGACGGGTGGGGCATCGTGGTGCTGCCCTCGGAGCTGATTAATCAGCGCGGCGAAGTGGTGCAGCTCGGTGAGCATCGGCTGATGATTCCGATGCGCCCGAAGACCGGCGTCGCGGGAGAGCGCGCATGA
- the aroE gene encoding shikimate dehydrogenase — MSDRYAVIGNPIGFSKSPLIHGTFARMTGQDLVYEAIEGPIDGFSRRVDQFRTEGAKGLNITAPFKLDAFAYANELSESARRAGAANCLKFEGDRIIAENFDGVGLVQDITANLGVKMAGRRVLMLGAGGAARGALLPFLRQQPSELVLVNRTLSKAVALAEEFAGCGPLMVSGYAELADLAEGYDVVVNATSASLRGEMPPLPGNVFQGAELAYELAYGKGLTRFLQAARAEGVAKLADGVGMLVEQAAEAFVWWRGVRPSTAQVIAELTVPLS, encoded by the coding sequence ATGAGCGATCGTTATGCGGTGATTGGCAATCCGATCGGCTTCAGCAAATCACCCTTGATCCATGGCACTTTCGCCAGAATGACGGGACAGGATCTCGTCTATGAGGCGATCGAGGGACCTATCGATGGCTTCAGCCGACGGGTCGACCAATTCCGGACAGAGGGTGCCAAGGGGCTGAACATCACCGCCCCTTTCAAGCTCGATGCCTTCGCTTATGCAAATGAGCTTTCAGAGAGCGCCAGACGGGCAGGTGCCGCAAACTGCCTGAAATTCGAGGGCGACCGGATCATCGCCGAAAATTTCGACGGGGTAGGGCTGGTGCAGGACATCACTGCCAATCTCGGCGTCAAAATGGCCGGTCGGCGCGTCCTGATGCTCGGCGCCGGGGGAGCGGCGCGTGGCGCGTTGCTGCCTTTCCTGCGCCAGCAACCGTCCGAGTTGGTTCTCGTCAATCGAACGCTGTCCAAAGCCGTGGCATTGGCCGAAGAGTTTGCCGGCTGTGGTCCCCTGATGGTGAGCGGCTACGCTGAACTGGCGGACCTTGCCGAGGGCTATGACGTCGTGGTCAACGCGACCTCTGCCAGCCTGCGAGGTGAAATGCCGCCGCTTCCGGGGAATGTCTTCCAGGGCGCGGAGCTGGCGTACGAACTTGCCTATGGCAAAGGATTGACTCGCTTTCTGCAAGCGGCCCGCGCCGAAGGCGTGGCCAAACTGGCTGACGGCGTCGGCATGCTGGTCGAGCAGGCGGCGGAAGCCTTCGTCTGGTGGCGCGGCGTGCGACCGAGCACGGCCCAGGTCATCGCCGAATTGACTGTTCCATTGAGCTGA